One genomic window of Trichlorobacter lovleyi includes the following:
- a CDS encoding pyridoxine 5'-phosphate synthase, with product MAKLGLNVDHIATVRQARGGTEPDPVTAAAIGELAGAEGITIHLREDRRHIQDRDLEILRRTVQTKLNLEMAATDEMMEIACRIRPEQCTLVPEKRQELTTEGGLDVLGNLAAISGAAGRLHGAGILVSLFVDPAAEQIRASKESGADAIEIHTGRYAEARGEKSRHHELAAIREAIRLGNELGLTVHAGHGLNYVNILPLTGLAGIEEFNIGHSIISRAMLVGLDRAVREMVALIRRP from the coding sequence ATGGCAAAGCTGGGCTTGAATGTTGATCATATCGCCACGGTACGGCAGGCCCGCGGAGGGACCGAGCCGGACCCGGTCACCGCTGCAGCCATCGGTGAGCTGGCCGGGGCCGAAGGGATCACGATCCACCTGCGGGAGGACCGCCGCCATATCCAGGATCGTGACCTTGAGATCCTGCGCAGGACCGTGCAGACCAAACTGAACCTTGAAATGGCTGCCACCGACGAGATGATGGAAATCGCCTGCCGGATCAGGCCGGAACAGTGCACCCTGGTGCCGGAAAAACGTCAGGAGCTGACCACCGAAGGCGGCCTGGATGTGCTGGGCAACCTGGCCGCCATCAGCGGGGCAGCCGGCAGGCTGCACGGGGCCGGGATCCTGGTCAGCCTGTTTGTTGATCCGGCAGCGGAGCAGATCAGGGCCTCAAAGGAGAGCGGTGCCGATGCGATCGAGATCCATACCGGCCGCTATGCCGAGGCCCGCGGTGAAAAGTCCCGCCACCATGAGCTGGCTGCGATCCGTGAGGCGATCAGGCTGGGCAATGAGCTGGGATTGACCGTGCATGCCGGGCATGGCCTGAATTACGTCAACATCCTCCCCCTGACCGGGCTGGCCGGCATCGAAGAGTTCAATATCGGGCACAGCATCATCTCCCGTGCCATGCTGGTGGGCCTTGACCGGGCGGTGCGCGAAATGGTGGCGCTGATCCGCCGGCCATGA
- a CDS encoding holo-[acyl-carrier-protein] synthase → MILGIGIDTVEISRFQRFLDENNQPLLNRLFAPAEQEYCRPRKQAASCLAARFAAKEAFVKALGTGLRDGICWTEIAVGNDQLGKPFLKLSGRALQLFSEQGATAAHLSLSHDGGHAVAQVILEAP, encoded by the coding sequence ATGATCCTCGGCATCGGCATAGACACGGTGGAGATCAGCCGCTTTCAGCGTTTTCTGGATGAGAACAACCAGCCCCTGCTGAACCGGCTCTTTGCCCCGGCCGAGCAGGAGTACTGCCGTCCCAGAAAACAGGCCGCCTCCTGTCTGGCCGCCCGTTTTGCCGCCAAGGAGGCCTTTGTCAAGGCACTGGGGACCGGGCTGCGGGACGGCATCTGCTGGACCGAGATAGCAGTCGGCAACGATCAGCTGGGCAAACCGTTCCTGAAACTGTCAGGACGCGCCCTTCAGCTATTTTCGGAACAAGGGGCTACAGCCGCACACCTGTCACTGTCCCATGATGGTGGCCATGCGGTTGCGCAGGTCATACTGGAGGCGCCATGA